Proteins from a single region of Segatella copri:
- a CDS encoding ATP-binding protein, whose product MFRRNIISKLEAWKQDKKHKPLILRGARQVGKTTVVNEFGSQFDNYLYFNLERNENAKLFEMEIPLDDLVNMLYASVGKVKKEGTTLLFIDEIQNSPKTIALLRYFYEQRPDLYVIAAGSLLENLVDVKVSFPVGRVQYLALRPCSFSEFLGAIGKNNLLAVLSQKAEYTVAFHEQLMHLFNQYTIVGGMPEAVQQYAETQDVIGIEDVYETLVQAYKDDSEKYVRGNKLTDVVRFILSYGWAFSGETITLGNFANSGYKSREVGEAFRLLEKAMLLELIYPVSSTQLPIIPETKRMPKLIWFDTGLVNYQAGIRKEIIGSTDMVDSWRGHIAEQITAQELLALEDRVGQHRSFWAKPNNGAEVDFIFSHNSKLYPIEVKSGTNAHLRSLQVFMDSSDVNIAIRIWSKPYSIDKVKTIHGKEFTLINLPFYLIGNLRSVLDAVVEE is encoded by the coding sequence ATGTTTAGACGAAATATCATCAGTAAATTGGAGGCTTGGAAGCAAGACAAAAAGCATAAGCCTCTTATCCTGAGAGGAGCTCGACAGGTTGGCAAGACAACTGTGGTCAATGAGTTTGGCTCTCAGTTTGATAATTATCTATATTTCAATCTGGAAAGAAATGAGAATGCCAAGTTGTTTGAAATGGAGATTCCTTTAGACGACCTGGTGAATATGCTGTATGCCAGTGTCGGTAAGGTTAAGAAAGAAGGAACTACACTTCTTTTTATCGACGAGATACAGAATTCTCCTAAAACCATAGCACTACTCAGGTATTTCTATGAACAGAGACCAGATTTGTATGTTATTGCTGCTGGCAGTCTGTTGGAGAATCTGGTGGATGTTAAAGTCAGTTTCCCTGTGGGAAGAGTACAGTATCTGGCTTTGCGACCTTGTTCGTTTTCGGAGTTCCTGGGGGCTATCGGCAAGAATAATCTGCTTGCCGTACTCTCGCAGAAGGCTGAGTATACGGTTGCCTTCCATGAACAGTTGATGCATCTTTTCAATCAATATACCATTGTGGGAGGGATGCCTGAAGCAGTGCAGCAGTATGCTGAAACCCAAGATGTCATTGGTATCGAAGATGTTTATGAAACTCTGGTGCAAGCCTATAAGGATGATTCTGAGAAATACGTCAGAGGCAATAAGTTGACTGACGTGGTGAGATTCATCCTCTCCTATGGTTGGGCTTTTTCGGGTGAGACCATTACGTTAGGCAACTTTGCCAATTCTGGCTATAAGTCAAGAGAGGTGGGCGAGGCTTTTAGATTGCTGGAGAAGGCTATGCTCTTGGAGTTGATTTACCCTGTATCTTCTACCCAGTTGCCGATTATCCCTGAGACCAAGCGAATGCCAAAACTCATCTGGTTTGATACGGGATTGGTGAACTATCAGGCGGGAATCAGAAAGGAAATCATTGGCTCTACCGATATGGTGGACAGTTGGCGTGGGCATATTGCAGAACAAATTACGGCTCAGGAGTTATTGGCTTTGGAAGATAGGGTGGGACAGCATCGCTCGTTTTGGGCAAAGCCGAATAACGGTGCAGAGGTTGATTTCATTTTTTCTCATAACTCCAAGCTTTATCCGATAGAGGTAAAGAGCGGAACGAATGCCCATCTCCGTTCACTTCAGGTGTTTATGGATAGTTCTGATGTAAACATAGCCATCCGTATCTGGTCAAAGCCTTATTCTATAGATAAGGTCAAGACCATTCATGGCAAGGAGTTTACGTTGATCAATCTTCCGTTTTATCTGATAGGTAATTTGCGGAGCGTATTGGATGCTGTTGTCGAAGAATAA